In Gemmatimonadota bacterium, one DNA window encodes the following:
- a CDS encoding FTR1 family protein: MPTTTSPARAARALRRYLTLLTVAALALLWVTACGSDADANDQGGPQAAERAPVPADAATRAPGTPDGGLADWITDIRATLDELPTDSPATARQRVLDVYIGRQEFIELYYGPGGLLGPREELTASVAEAEARFHELMSTLGQDPAPEPARVAELVNELDGQLDVVLDAAEVDGVPPAPPEAAQTSANDGDPEGLAGGAGAGSGPGAAEIATSAARTSEIRGILEQLDDAETALAAGRPEDALGTVETAYLDGFEPLESLLPAGRVHAIERLFHLSLRPALAGDADIDPAAILVRLRGELMAADELLAEGSGGLFASFNAFAIIFREGLEAVLLVGAILAYLKASDADPKHRRHVMYGVLAALGASVGTWALARTIIPIGGAQRELIEGATALIAVGVLVYVSHWLFHKAYVHDWKDYLKRKVGAAVTTGSGVAMVALAFAAVYREGFETVLFYQALGNEAGGAAVMAGFVPGALAIIAVAWGIVRLGLRLPVRMVFALTNAVLLYLAFVFLGKGLYSLQEAGLFSPTPLAGWPSHRGLELVLGYHPMAETLLAQAAFLAVLGGTWLWYRRRLRAPDVTSAASSVEVGAA, from the coding sequence ATGCCAACGACGACTTCTCCGGCGCGCGCCGCGCGCGCGCTGCGCCGATACCTGACGCTGCTGACGGTGGCCGCGCTCGCGCTGCTGTGGGTGACGGCTTGCGGGAGTGACGCGGACGCAAACGACCAGGGCGGGCCGCAAGCGGCGGAGCGAGCGCCTGTCCCCGCGGACGCCGCCACGCGAGCCCCCGGGACCCCCGACGGCGGCCTGGCCGACTGGATCACGGATATCCGCGCGACCCTGGATGAGCTCCCCACGGACAGTCCGGCGACGGCGCGTCAGCGGGTGCTCGATGTCTACATCGGCCGCCAGGAGTTCATCGAGCTGTATTACGGGCCCGGAGGGCTGCTCGGACCGCGCGAGGAATTGACCGCATCGGTGGCGGAAGCGGAGGCTCGCTTCCACGAGCTCATGTCCACGCTGGGTCAGGATCCGGCGCCCGAGCCCGCCCGGGTAGCCGAGCTGGTCAACGAGCTGGACGGCCAGCTCGACGTGGTGCTGGACGCGGCCGAGGTCGACGGCGTGCCGCCCGCACCACCCGAGGCGGCGCAAACGTCTGCCAATGACGGGGACCCTGAAGGTCTCGCCGGCGGCGCTGGGGCCGGGAGTGGACCGGGCGCCGCGGAGATCGCCACGTCGGCCGCGCGCACCTCGGAAATCCGCGGCATCCTCGAGCAACTGGACGACGCCGAGACGGCGCTCGCCGCGGGCCGCCCGGAGGACGCGCTCGGCACCGTGGAGACCGCCTACCTGGACGGCTTCGAGCCGCTGGAGTCGCTGCTCCCCGCGGGTCGCGTGCACGCCATCGAGCGGCTCTTCCACCTGTCCCTGCGCCCGGCGCTGGCCGGCGACGCCGACATCGACCCTGCCGCGATCCTGGTGCGCCTCAGGGGCGAGCTGATGGCGGCCGATGAGCTACTGGCGGAAGGCTCGGGGGGCTTGTTCGCGTCCTTCAATGCCTTCGCGATCATATTCCGCGAGGGCCTGGAGGCGGTCCTGCTGGTTGGGGCCATTCTGGCGTACCTCAAGGCCTCCGACGCGGATCCCAAGCACAGACGCCACGTGATGTACGGCGTACTGGCGGCGCTCGGGGCGAGCGTGGGCACGTGGGCGCTGGCGCGCACCATCATTCCGATAGGCGGGGCGCAAAGGGAGCTGATCGAGGGCGCGACGGCGCTGATCGCGGTGGGCGTGCTCGTGTACGTGTCGCACTGGCTCTTTCACAAGGCCTACGTGCACGACTGGAAGGACTATCTGAAGCGCAAGGTCGGCGCGGCCGTGACCACCGGCTCGGGCGTGGCCATGGTGGCGCTCGCGTTCGCGGCGGTGTATCGGGAAGGCTTCGAGACCGTGCTGTTCTACCAGGCGCTCGGCAACGAGGCGGGCGGCGCCGCGGTCATGGCCGGCTTTGTTCCCGGGGCGCTGGCGATCATCGCCGTGGCGTGGGGCATCGTGCGGCTGGGCCTCCGACTACCAGTGCGAATGGTCTTCGCGCTCACCAACGCGGTGCTCCTCTACCTGGCGTTCGTGTTCCTGGGGAAGGGACTCTACAGCCTGCAGGAGGCCGGCCTGTTCTCGCCCACGCCGCTTGCGGGTTGGCCCTCACACCGGGGCCTGGAGCTCGTCCTTGGCTACCACCCCATGGCGGAGACGCTGCTGGCGCAGGCCGCATTCCTGGCCGTGCTGGGCGGAACCTGGCTCTGGTACCGGCGGCGGCTGCGCGCACCGGATGTTACCTCGGCGGCCTCTTCGGTGGAGGTCGGCGCGGCGTAG
- a CDS encoding 6-bladed beta-propeller, with product MRVCVAALSFLPALGLGACGERPAATESPIPVLSATEVLRVGSLDDPDYALTWFSMVEVGPDGRIYTLHPMEQVVRAFSPDGALEFVIGGRGEGPGEFLRPFEMGRISDTLWVNDNANNRFTLFSLAGELIGSVRVPLNAQVDDPDARRALPETLLPGGRIHAALLAPTHKIVDGTITHDVRVLMDRDGLVTDTIARIPFGEGTWEITDPDNPRAARLYTGQPLADSPLSALAFGEDAFWVVDRTVGRGDTGSDYEVAKITFAGDTVFRRAFPANVEPASDAAIDSLLTTTTDRLADGPIGQGVGRGKLRGWVERDFYRPSARAGVMALIVGRDGTLWLQEAGKWEAEADTWLVLGPDGEPLARVTLPTDLRVLATDANNVWGSRTDELDVPYVVRFRVVRAEPGGH from the coding sequence GTGAGAGTCTGCGTTGCCGCCCTGAGCTTCCTGCCGGCCCTCGGGCTGGGCGCGTGCGGCGAACGGCCCGCCGCGACCGAGTCGCCTATTCCGGTCCTCTCGGCCACCGAAGTCCTTCGCGTCGGTAGCCTCGACGATCCCGACTATGCGCTCACCTGGTTCAGCATGGTCGAGGTCGGGCCCGACGGCCGCATCTATACCCTGCATCCCATGGAGCAGGTGGTGCGCGCCTTCTCGCCGGACGGAGCCCTCGAGTTTGTGATCGGCGGACGTGGAGAGGGACCCGGCGAGTTTTTGCGGCCGTTCGAGATGGGCCGGATCTCCGACACCCTTTGGGTCAACGACAACGCGAACAACCGCTTCACCTTGTTCTCGCTCGCTGGAGAGCTGATCGGATCCGTGCGTGTGCCACTGAACGCCCAGGTCGATGATCCTGACGCGCGCCGCGCCCTACCCGAAACGCTGCTGCCCGGTGGGCGGATCCACGCGGCGCTGCTCGCGCCCACGCACAAGATCGTAGATGGCACGATCACCCACGACGTGCGAGTGCTCATGGACCGGGACGGCCTCGTCACCGACACCATCGCACGCATCCCTTTCGGCGAGGGAACCTGGGAGATTACCGACCCCGACAACCCGCGCGCCGCGAGGCTTTACACGGGCCAGCCGCTCGCCGACTCGCCGCTTTCCGCGCTCGCCTTCGGGGAGGACGCTTTCTGGGTGGTTGACCGGACCGTCGGCAGAGGGGACACGGGATCCGACTACGAGGTGGCGAAGATCACCTTCGCGGGGGACACCGTTTTCCGGCGCGCGTTCCCGGCGAACGTCGAGCCAGCCTCTGACGCCGCGATCGATAGCTTGCTGACCACTACGACGGACCGCCTGGCCGACGGGCCGATCGGCCAGGGGGTGGGTAGAGGCAAGCTGCGGGGCTGGGTCGAGCGCGACTTCTACCGGCCTTCGGCCCGGGCGGGGGTCATGGCGCTGATCGTCGGCCGGGATGGGACGCTGTGGCTGCAGGAAGCGGGCAAGTGGGAGGCGGAGGCCGACACCTGGCTGGTTCTGGGACCGGACGGCGAGCCGCTCGCACGAGTGACACTTCCGACCGACCTTCGGGTGCTCGCGACCGACGCGAACAACGTGTGGGGGTCGCGCACCGACGAACTCGATGTGCCTTACGTCGTGCGCTTCAGGGTAGTGCGCGCCGAGCCGGGGGGCCACTAG